Proteins encoded together in one Epinephelus lanceolatus isolate andai-2023 chromosome 4, ASM4190304v1, whole genome shotgun sequence window:
- the LOC117250920 gene encoding extracellular calcium-sensing receptor-like has product MGLEVVEAIVCSRWGAPLNKSLSQDGDVIIGGLFNLYNRPSAVEQSFTKRSHYEPCTGLELESLQYIYAMAFAVEEINRNSTLLPGVKLGYRILDSCARYPWALQVALSLVGGDTHSCNFTASVPHSEQPRETAGGQPVPLLIGPSTSTTTIILSRILGPLSVPVISYLASCPCLSDRLKFHNVFRTIPSDIYQARAMAQLAIRFHWTWMGAVIVNNDYGQLAVQAFQEETQGKGVCLEFIETVRRETIVSDARRTALTIQASTARVILIFCWYTEAKKVFLELAKIHVTDRQFLASEAWSTSDDLLQDLVISDVASGVLGVAIRSSTIPGFESYLKNLYPVHRPDDEFLREFWEMEFECSPGATQEQASLAPCSGTESLAGVQNHFTDTSQLRVTYNVYLAVYAAAHALHSLLSCPDRDSSSRNNSSTCSSPKHIKPIELLQHLNKVNVTTPHGDMFYFQGADIPAKYDLVNWQNTPEGSLKLVLIGRVDGSDLHLNESAIQWSTGSNQVPTSVCSESCPPGTRMAERKGEPLCCFDCIPCAEGEISNKTGSHHCERCASEFWSNADQTACIPRQLDFLSFNETLGITLTAVAVSGAAVTTAVFVVFLYYRQTPMVRANNSELSFLLLLSLKLCFLCSLVFIGRPSVWACRFQQAAFGISFVLCVSCLLVKTLVVLAVFRSARPGAEALMKWFGPGQQRGSVCLFTSIQIIICAIWLSLSPPVPQRDLGFKGSKVTLECAMVSVVGFSLVLGYIGLLACTCLLLAFLARKLPDNFNEAKLITFSMLIFCAVWVAFVPAYVSSPGKYVVAVEIFAILASSYGLLLCIFAPKCFIILLRPEKNTKKHLMAR; this is encoded by the exons ATGGGGCTGGAGGTGGTTGAGGCAATAGTGTGCTCCCGGTGGGGTGCACCGCTCAACAAGAGCCTCTCCCAGGATGGAGACGTGATCATCGGTGGACTTTTTAATCTGTATAACAGACCTTCAGCTGTGGAGCAGAGCTTCACCAAGCGGTCGCATTATGAACCTTGCACTGG TTTAGAGCTAGAGtcattacaatatatatatgctATGGCGTTTGCGGTGGAGGAAATCAATCGTAATAGCACCCTGCTACCAGGAGTCAAGCTGGGTTACCGTATACTTGATAGCTGTGCCAGATACCCCTGGGCTCTGCAAGTTGCACTGTCACTGGTTggaggagacacacacagctgcaactTCACAGCCTCTGTGCCTCATTCTGAACAACCCAGAGAGACAGCAG GTGGTCAACCTGTTCCTTTGCTCATTGGTCCTAGCACGTCAACAACAACCATAATTCTGTCCAGGATCCTGGGGCCTCTCTCTGTGCCAGTT ATTAGCTACTTGGCAAGCTGCCCCTGTCTGAGTGACAGGCTGAAGTTTCATAACGTCTTCAGAACAATCCCCAGTGATATTTACCAAGCCCGGGCCATGGCACAACTGGCCATACGCTTCCACTGGACTTGGATGGGAGCTGTGATTGTAAACAATGATTATGGTCAATTGGCAGTACAG GCATTTCAGGAAGAGACTCAGGGGAAAGGGGTGTGTTTGGAATTCATAGAGACTGTCCGCAGAGAAACTATTGTCAGTGATGCCAGACGAACAGCCCTCACAATTCAAGCCTCGACTGCGAGGGTGATTCTGATCTTTTGCTGGTACAcagaagcaaagaaagttttTCTGGAGCTGGCCAAGATACAT GTGACTGACAGACAGTTTCTGGCAAGTGAAGCTTGGAGCACCAGTGATGATCTTCTCCAAGATCTTGTAATCTCTGATGTGGCAAGTGGTGTTCTAGGTGTGGCCATTCGTAGCTCAACGATACCTGGATTtgaaagttatttaaaaaatttgTACCCAGTTCATCGTCCAGATGATGAATTCTTACGAGAATTCTGGGAAATGGAGTTTGAATGCAGTCCTGGAGCTACGCAAGAACAAGCTTCTCTAGCCCCTTGCAGTGGCACCGAGTCCCTGGCGGGAGTTCAGAATCACTTCACTGACACCTCCCAGCTGCGGGTGACATATAATGTCTACCTTGCTGTTTATGCTGCAGCCCACGCCCTTCACAGTCTTCTGTCCTGCCCTGACAGAGACAGTTCTTCCAGAAACAACAGCTCCACCTGCTCCTCTCCAAAACATATCAAACCCATTGAG CTGTTGCAACACTTGAACAAAGTGAATGTCACCACACCACACGGggacatgttttatttccaaggTGCTGACATTCCAGCAAAGTACGACCTTGTCAACTGGCAGAACACCCCTGAAGGGTCTCTCAAACTTGTTTTGATTGGTCGTGTGGACGGTTCTGACCTTCACCTTAATGAGTCAGCTATTCAGTGGAGCACAGGATCCAATCAG GTGCCTACTTCAGTGTGCAGTGAGAGCTGCCCCCCAGGTACCCGAATGGCTGAAAGGAAAGGAGAACCTCTCTGCTGCTTTGACTGTATCCCATGTGCTGAAGGGGAGATAAGCAATAAAACTG GTTCCCATCACTGTGAGCGCTGTGCATCTGAGTTCTGGTCCAATGCTGATCAAACTGCCTGCATCCCTCGCCAGCTGGACTTCCTTTCCTTTAATGAGACTTTGGGCATTACTCTGACTGCAGTAGCTGTGTCTGGTGCTGCGGTGacaacagctgtgtttgtggtgtttcTCTACTATCGTCAAACACCCATG GTTCGAGCCAACAATTCAGAACTGAGCTTCCTGCTTCTCCTGTCGCTGAAGCTCTGCTTCCTGTGCTCACTGGTGTTCATTGGTCGTCCATCAGTCTGGGCTTGTCGGTTCCAGCAGGCAGCTTTTGGGATCAGCTTTGTACTTTGTGTCTCCTGCCTCCTGGTGAAAACCTTGGTAGTTCTTGCAGTGTTCCGTTCAGCTCGGCCTGGTGCTGAAGCTTTGATGAAGTGGTTTGGTCCCGGCCAGCAGAGAGGAAGTGTCTGCCTCTTTACATCTATACAG ATTATCATCTGTGCCATATGGCTGTCCCTCAGCCCCCCGGTGCCTCAACGTGATCTGGGTTTCAAAGGATCAAAGGTCACCCTGGAGTGTGCCATGGTCTCTGTGGTGGGCTTCTCTCTGGTTCTGGGTTACATTGGTCTGCTGGCCTGCACCTGTCTTCTTCTGGCCTTTCTTGCTCGGAAACTCCCTGACAACTTCAATGAGGCCAAACTGATCACCTTCAGCATGCTGATATTCTGTGCTGTCTGGGTGGCCTTTGTCCCTGCTTACGTTAGCTCTCCTGGGAAGTATGTTGTAGCTGTGGAGATTTTTGCAATCCTGGCCTCCAGCTATGGTTTGCTGCTTTGCATTTTTGCCCCCAAATGTTTCATCATTCTCTTGAGGcctgagaaaaacacaaagaagcaCCTGATGGCCAGGTAG